CAGGGTGAGTtggccaccctggggctgtggctccTGAGTGGGGACAAACAGGAAGGGTGACTGGCTCCTGGGAATGCAGAGAGTGACTGGTGTTAATGGTGGAGCTtggggctgtgggtggcacCTGTGAcagctgtgtgtgacactgaGGGCTTGTGAGAGTGTAAGACaaacacagattaaaaaaaaaaaagatatttgaaaGCAGCTTTCCAAGGGATCCCACAATTAAATAGTGATCTCAGGGGTCTTGGTGACAGGCCTGGGAGCCGTGTGAGGCAAGGGAAATGTTTATTTATGGAGGTCTCATCCTGTATTCCAGGAGTTCCAATTTCACACTACTCCCCTATAATTGTCTGGGAACTCCCATTTCTGGCCTTCCTGAAAGAAAGGAGACCAGGAGCCAGTAGATGGGCATTGGCAATAGTACCAAACATTGCTCAGTTGTTCTAGGAACAGTGCTGAACATCTGGGCCTTGCCAACTTCAgctatttttatagaaaaacaGGTGTCAAACTATTCCTGGCAATCCCActgttcctggagctctcagGTTCATCCTTAGCTAAAGGATGCCTGTTTGTGGTCACTCCTGATGACAAAAGAGGGTTAAAGTCTGACAGCAGagttgctgtggctgtgtgtccagctgtgtccctgctgtgtccccagcaagATGACATCCCTGAAGGAGGACGTGCGGCGCAGTGCCATGCTCTGCATCCTCACTGTCCCTGCCACCATGACCAGCCATGACCTCATGAAGTTTGTGGCCTCCTTCTATGATGTGATTGAGCACATGAAGATCATCAGAGACTCCACCCCAAACCAGTACATGGTGCTCATCAAGTTCAGCTCCCAGGTAAGGTGCTTCCAGCATTGCTTGGCTGCAGGAATGTCACACCAGGTCACTCATCTGGAGGCTTGGGTGGCTTCACtgggcagccctgagccagggTTGTACTTACCCATGGAGAAACAGCCCTGTCTTCCTTCCCAGAGAattcctggggctgctgaggtTAGTCCCACACCTGGAAGCAGTGGATGCCATGTTCTGGCTGTCCTCTTCTTTTGGCaggatatttttcaaaaattaatccATGTACAGAGTTCTCTGCTATCTCTCAGCTTGTTCAGAATCTTGTGCTGTGCTGAACAGAAAAGACCCAGCCAGGGGAGCGCCCCTTGTTTTAAGAAAgacttttcctgcttttctgagGAGCTGGGTGATTTCCACTGCCAGTGTGGAAAGGACAGAGCCCCCCAGTCTGAGAGCCTGGGGGTGAATTGGTACCCAGATAACAGAGTTTGCTCCTTCAGGCCCCTTGGACTGGGCACCTTTAAATTCTCCCCCTAATTCTTGTGTGGACCCTTTCACTTGGACattctcttctcctggctgcaCATGATTTGTTTTGGGGTTCAGGGAGAGCTTTCCCCCAGCTGTGAATTCTACCTGAGAGATTTCCCCAAGCCCTTTGTGCAGATGGAGGATTTGTGTGAGTTTTGTACTAATTGCAGTGGTTACAAATATGGTTTTATATCTCTTGTTGCATTAAGTTACTCAGGCAGCTATTTAGTGCTAACCAGCCTTGCAGCAAATCCCTAAACCTTTGCTCAGTTCACCCAGAAATTCCTGTTTCTCAGGCACTTCCCTGAAGCTCTGTTGACCCCTAATGGttgtgcctgcagggagcaaaACAAATCTCCAGGTTCTTTATGCTCCTGCCTGGACTCACCAGGAGAATGAGAATGTGGCATTCAGCTGATTGGTGGTTGTGGAGAAAGGGTATGGGGAGCTCctgagggaaaagagaagattaATTTGGCAGGCTTTGGGTCAGTTCTGCCTCTTTTGTCCTGGAAGGTGCCTGGGCTCTTAGTGGTGAGTGGATTCTCTCCCACACTTAAGCTGATGTGAGCTGATGCCAAACCCGGCACCAAaatgcagtgcctggagctggctgagccCCCCTCTGGTGTTCcagggaaaagaagggaggaTATGGGAGgtttctcctcttctcccttGGGTGGATTTTCCTGTTTGTAACCAatttcccctgctctgtgcccaggctgATGCAGACAGTTTCTACATGGCCTGCAATGGCCGGCAGTTCAACTCCATCGAGGAGGACGTTTGCCAGCTCGTCTATGTGGAAAGGGCTGAAGTCTTCAAGTCAGAAGATGTAAGTTTGGTTTGgtctttttctctgcatttcagaaggttttaaaggatttttttaaagaataaacagcaaaaatgcCTTAATACATCATCCCTACCTCCATTTTCCATTCCAGGGGTCCTTGGAAGAGTTTGTGTGGTGACTCCATGGATTTGTGACTCAGCTGTGACCTAAAGCTGCCTTGGGTTGTAATTTAGGGAATCCACAGAGCACAGTGGGGCTGGTTGCAGGTGCAGCCCCTtcacagagccctggctggggccCTTTGAATGCTGGGGATCACTTTCTTACCTTTGCAATACATTCCCAACCACTGTGTGGTCTCACAGTGTTCCTGTGTCATGGTTTTGAcccctggtgccagcagtgaTGGGAAGCTGGAGTTGATGGCTGGTGCTGGGAAGATGCTGagcattttctctgtgtttggtGCTTGCAGGGGGCCAGCCTGCCCGTGATGGACCTGACAGAGCTGCCCAAGTGCACCGTGTGCCTGGAGAGGATGGATGAGTCTGTGAACGGGATCCTCACCACGCTGTGCAACCACAGCTTCCACAGCCAGTGCCTGCAGCGCTGGGAGGACACCACGTGAGTGCCTGAGCTTTGATTCCAGCTCTGAGGCCCTGCTTGGAGTGCTGGGGGTTGTGCTGACAAAgctgggctgcttttcctgcctagggttagggtctctgaaagcacaaagcccagagctccaggcacactgcagctgccaaaggcatcccaagaaGCATGGTCACTGATCACTGTGGGGGCAGGAATTACTGCATGTCCTTTTTCCATTAAGGGGCTCCCAGAGAAAAATCTCCCTGCCAAAAGTAATTGAACAATGATTCCCTGGGAGAATTGTAGAGGAGTGCTGATTATCTGAAAATTACTCCAGGAGAGAAGTGCTGGGCTAAAGTGGCCTGGCTGCACACGCAGCTCTGCTTCACTCAGCCttggcagctcagccaggccctTCCTTGGCATTGCAGATggatctgctcctgcctggagctcagggGCCTTGTGGGGAGCCCTGCAGCCTTCTCTCCTACCTGGATgttgggaggaagaggaggtgagGAAGAACAGGTGTGCAGGGGCacactgggaaagggaaggcagGGGAAGAAGGGATGATGACAAGATGGCTCAGTAGATCaggcaggggaggctcctgTAGTTCCAGGTGAGTGATGGGAAGTCGTGTCCCTGGTACAGGGAGACCCTCCATGGcactgggcaggctgggggttAGACCTGTGTGTCTCCTTAAAGCAGCTGTCCTTGCTGCCACTGACCCTTTCCTCTTGGTGCTCCCAGCTTCCCAAATCCTGTGGAGTGGGATTTTGGTGTGCCTGGAGCCCACaagtgctgctgtcagctggatgtgttttttccattcctctggACACTTTGCTGGTTTGCTGCACCTCAGGCAGgcacagacactgcagcaggaggctgcagatCCTCACTGTGGCTGATCCATCCCTGCTATCCCAGTTCCTGGATTCACTGATGGAATGTGAGGGAGATTGGAATGATTGTGATCAATCACTCCTAAGGCAGAGTAACAACTCAGTGAGATTAATCAGATttggagctgggcaggctgaAGGGCTGCTTTGCTCCATAAATCCAAGCTTCTGGAAATTTGGGGCAGTGGAGCATGGCCATTGCAGGAGCAAGATCCCAAATAGCCCTCAAATATGGAATGTACAATTGAAGCAGAGCTTATGCTCCCAGTCTAAAGGAATGACAAAGGAAAAACCTCTGCTCTCCTTGCTCAGGCACCACAGAGGCTGCAGGTGCCTGAATTTGAATAGGAACTGACTGCAGCCCAGTtgtctggaagaaaagaaaaatcttccctGGAAGATTTCTTGGGCTTACCCAGCAgctaatgaaaaatacattaacagTCCTGGCAGGCTCAGTTATCCCattcctgagctgagctgctgctgttccagggctggacacagctccCTTATGGTCTGGGGTGTTCTGTCTTTGTGGCAGCACCAAGGGAGTTCCAAGAGAGGTGAAAGATCTGGATCTTCCTGCTACTGATGCTTTTAGGGTACAGTTATGGGATGTTCTTCCTGGGAAAGATGAGATTGAATCCTTGGGGTTGGGGTGGGATTGAAGCATCTCCTCAGGGTTGTTTTAAGGACTGAGGGGTGTTTGCAGAGTGTCActtggctgtccccagcagttCCAGTGCCCTTCCTCAGTGTGTAGCTTCTGTGTAAACCCCTAGGACTGCACCAAAACCAGATCCAGCTGAAATGGCTTTGGAAGatcttttctttgttctgtcACCAGCTTAAAACCAGGAACTTTGTGTGGAATTAATTCAGGTGGGGTGAATGTGAGCTCATGGGTGATACAGGGAAATTCTGCTGCACGAGGCATTTCCCTGGAGCTCTCTGGCTCTTTTCAGTGACTGGAATGTGAAGATGTTGCTCCCTGTGTCTCATAATGTTCTTGTTGCCCTCCAGGTGCCCTGTGTGCAGGTACTGCCAGACTCCAGAGCCCGTGGAAGAGAACAAGTGTTTTGAGTGTGGAGTTCAAGAAGTAAGTAGGTGGGTGGAAGGTGAGATCTGGCCTAGATCTGAGTACACAGCTGCTTGGGTTGCTTTGGGGCTTATTCTCAGGCTGATTTTGGGCTGGTTTTACCAGCCAGTGGGGTATCAGCTTTCCTTTTGAGTTGCATCAGTGCTGAAAAGAGATGTCACCTCACAGGTTTCCTGGTCTGATGAATCTCTGCAGTTCTTAGGGTGACAGCAGGGAGCTAAACCAGCCTGATGGTGGTGGCCCTTCCAGTCTGTGCCCTCCAGAGCTTGCTGAGATCCCTCATTCCTTAGCCAAGGCCACTCTCCCATCTGGGTGGGATTTatgcagcccctgcaggggtTTAACTGCCTTTGATGGGCTGGGCCCCTTCTCCTTGGCCTTCCAGCTGAGGGGGGGAGCGGGAAAGCAAACACTGACAGGAGTGGGGGGTGGCTCAGGCTGTCTCGGGGTGCTGCTgccccccagagctgcccccccagagctgccctgtgtgTTGCAGAACCTGTGGATCTGTCTGATCTGCGGGCACATCGGCTGCGGGCGCTACGTCAGCCGCCACGCCTACAAGCACTTTGAGGAGACGCAGCACACGTACGCCATGCAGCTCACCAACCACCGCGTCTGGGACTACGCCGGCGGTGAGCCCGGGcaccccaggggctgggcagggaggagcttGTGGCTGGCCTAATCCCTGCCTTTGGGGTCCAGCCATCTCTGCTCTAGCAGCAGCTTcttggggctggaggagggagaaggtgACTCTGTCGCAAACATCCCTGGAATGTTTGTTACTCCTTTTCCATCATACCCCATAAGGGGTTTTTTCCAAATACCCCATAAGGTGGCTGGGAGGAATCTGCTAAAGAGCAAATGTGTGTGGTGTTGGCTTTGTGCCTCTCTGAGGGGAAGGGTCTGGGTGGTTTCATTGTGCTCCATGATTGGGGTTCCTCAGATCTGAGTGCCCGTGGTTGGATTTTCTCTCCCCAGACAATTATGTCCATCGGCTGGTGGCAAGCAAAACTGATGGCAAGCTAGTTCAGTACGAGTGTGAGGGGGATATGTGCCAGGAGGAGAAAATTGATGCCTTACAATTAGAggtaaatattttcacttgttGGACTCTGCATTGTGGAAGTGTTTCCAACCCTGCCATAACCACAGTTCAATCCCATCAGCTGAGGCAGCAgatctgctcccagcctggaatTGTCTCCAGGCAGGAACAGGATGGGTTtactgcttgtttttttttttttttttttttttttaagcctctccctggctctgcagagccaatGCAGCGCAGTGTGAGCTGGCTGCAGTGTCGTCCTCTGGTCACTGGTGATTGAAGCAgagctgcttgtgctgctgcaaaCAGGGGGCACTGGAGGGAGAAGTGGGTCTGAGTCACtccccagacccttcccagtGGATCTGTGGCTTGGGTTCAGAGCCATGATCTGTGTGGCACTGTCACTTTGGGTGTTTTAGCTCCCAAACTGAACGAGGATGCAGGAATCCACAGCTGTGTGCTCACCTTGGCgagcacacagagctgagagTCTGATGCCAGCCTTGTTCTGTTCCCTTCCCTTGAACAgataatgatttatttattttttgtaccTGTTGCCCAGCTTCTCCTAACTAAAGGAGAGGAGCTTGAAATGCCTGCTTCActgagcagccactgcagcacGATTTCAGCCGCATTAGACACGAGGGTTTGTGAGGAGGAACAGCCCACAGAGACCAGACTGGAGCAGCTTGTTGCTCACATAAATATTTGGTTGCttttcagtgaattttctgAATAACACTTAGATGCTAAACCAGCtaattttaaccctttttttttcagtgaggtGTTTGCTTAAAGCATGTAAGATCTCTCTGTCTAATGAGATTGAGATATTTCAAGAGAGAATGAATTTGGCAGTGTTTAGGCACTCAGAAATTACTGAGAGTGATCAAGGCTCTGTGCATGTTTAATTCTCTAGTGAATGCCTAATTTGATGCTTATTAGCCTGATGAAAAGGAGTAATCACCTTTTTCAACCTTCTCATGACTCATTTGCAGaaccaaaagggaaaagatggGATGTAGGGCATAAATCCTTGTTCAGATACCAAAATGACATTGGAATGCGACATACATGTTGGAGAAGAGTAATTGGGAAACAGTAATTGGGAGTAATTGGTTACAGAGAGCTGAGGGTGCTTTCCCAGGAATCTCCTTATAGGAAAACAGGATATGTGCATTGATCCTACTGCACTGGAGTTTGGTTTGTAGATGGGAACTCTTCCCTTCAGCCTCTGGAATCTCAGACTCTCAGGTCAGGGATGGgtgctgcttcattttcctgtAGACATTTATTGCTATTCCATGAAAAATCTGTCTCCTTAAACAATTCTTGGTTTGATATTTTCACTTGATCCTTGTTGTGCTCTAAAGCCTTTccttaatttcagaaaaaccccaaaattatttGATTGAGAAATCCAACTGGTGAAAGCCATCAGCTGGatctgcagctgggctgtgtgtccAGAACTTCCTGATTTCATCTGTTAAATTGATGAAATGGATTGTGCATTGGAACCCTTAGGGCTCCTTGAGCAGCAGGGCCACCCTGactgctctgtgtctgtgtttgtagTATTCCTATTTGCTGACGAGCCAGCTGGAATCCCAGCGGATCTATTGGGAAAACAAGATTGTCCGGATCGAGAAGGACACGGCTGAAGAggtgagctctgccctgggctctgggaagcTCCTGGCCCAGTTCAGTGGgacaggaaggagctgctggatctCTGGCTGAGCCTGGGcgctgcctgctgcagcctcacacagcctgctccgctcccagctgggaaaatTGGCTCCAAGATGGATCTGTCCCTTatctggctgctcccagggagcaatTTGCTGCTCAGTGGTGCAGAAGCAGGTAGATTGCCACAAAGATTGCAGCTTGATTTAaatgtgctgctggggaaatgCAGCAGTGGTGGAAGGCAGCGTGGTGCTGCAGGATCCCGGAGCCATCCGTCTCTCCGACACGGATCTCCAGGGAATGTTGGTGGAGCAGAGACAATATGACTTTAATTTGCTAGGCTGCAGAAGGTGGAACTGTCTCTCTGCTCCAAATGCATATTGATTTGCCCTTTCTTTTTGatcccttctctctcctcatcACCCTTTGGGAAAAGTTCAGAGTCTCCTCCTATAAAGCATCCTGCAGGCAGGACTGCTTCAAAATGTCACCAGGAACAATCCAGGGAGGATATTCTACTGCTTTCTCACTCTACATACATCCTTTCAACCAGGTTTAAAGTGAGTCAGGATTTAGAACTAAGTCCTTAACTTTCTTCAGGACTTCTAATTAACCATTTAATGTCTGCAGTTaagtaaaaatagaaattgtgACTGTTGAAAGGGTGGTCATTGACCTTGTCCTAAAGAACAGTCCCAGGAATCTTATGGAGAGccttataaaaggaaaatatgtatCAAAAATAATCTTGCAAGTGGCCAGGAGACACAATCCTCAAATCAGCTTCAGAATGAAACCACTCTGATCCCTGCTCCAAACGTGGTTTCACATTTAAAGATCCCAATAATTTTATCCATGGCACTTGCTCCATGTAAGTCTTGTCTGGATCGGTGCCACCATGCAGTGTATTCCATTATCAGTGCTCAGGCTGCTTCCCCAAATTAACCATCAGCAGCACCAACATTCCCTGATTAGGACTGGAAGGCTTCAAACCTGCCCTGCATCCATGAGTGCTGACACTGGCATTAGtgcaggctgctcctccaggaaagcattttccattaaactcctgccccactgcctgTGAGCGTGCTGGAGGCACCAACAGAAGGCAAACAAGAATTCCTGACTCTAAATTTCCTGTCAGTCTCATGCTGGAGGTTTGACACCTGGAGAAGGAGAGCTTGGCtttctccaggagcagcagctggaatggggcagcagagggaagaaggaggcCATGGCCAGGGGATGTTTGTGTTTGGGAGATATTGGTGTCAGTGGGTCAGTGTTGAGTCAGCCCCTGTTCATCTTCACACTCATCCTCTGAGGTTTAGTTTAAAATGAGCAAAAACCCAGCCTTGAGTTGGAAATGTGAGTTTGCTGATGGATCCAGAACCACGAGAGAGTGGCCAAAGGAATGCTGGAtgcaggcaggaagaagttaaggagctgctgcagcttttggcagtgcctggcacGGATCTGCAGCCGGAGTTGCTGTTCTGTGGGAGCAGCTTCCACGGCAACGTGGCTCCTTGGGAGTCTGGGATCCAAGGGGAACATGGGGGGTCCTCACCAGAACAAAGCCTTGGCTCCAAGCTTTCCTTACCTGGGGAGAGGAATTGGTCAAAgtctggaagcagctctggaaaaccAAGTGTCCCTACGAAAGGGCAGCGGACTTTGAGCTGTTGGAAATGcccctgtgtttgtttttacagaTTAACAACATGAAGACCAAATTTAAAGAGACCATTGAGAAGTGTGACAGTCTGGAACAGCGGCTCAATGACTTGCTCAAAGAAAAGCAGTCAGTGGAGAGGAAGTGGGTACCACTGCCAGGTTTAGTTCCATGCAGCCATTAAAACACCGTGCACTGAcatccaaaaaggaaaaaaaaaacctcctgctATTCCTGGGTTTTGAGCTGTTTAAGCTGCAATACTGAGAACATGGCTTGCTTTATAAAAAGCTCTGGTTTCTGTAGGTGTTCACAAATGGGAAGTGTCTGAGTGAGCCCAGCTTTGGGGCCGTGAGCTCCCTTTCCACGCTCTGCATGTTTAGCATTCAGGgatccttcctctccctgctctgagggagaTGccagcctgttttgcccttggtGGGTGCATCCAAAGGGATGaaaggcagctcagcagaggcatcacccagcagagaggaaaacacagatctTGGGAAGTGCCTGGAGGAAAGATGTCAAGCCTGGGAATTGTGGATCCATGCAATCCTTGGGTGGGACTGTGTTCCTGTTCTTCCCAGCCCAGGACCTGtccagcagtcctggctggagcagggagcacaggcacTGAGCTCCATGCAGCTCACCTTCCTGAGTGGGAAACAGGCAGAGGAGGGTGCCAGCAAACTGCCAGGGCAGAAGCAGAGTTGGTGGGAGCAGGCAGCCCTGTCTGTGAATCACAAGGCTGATACCTTTGTGGGAGCATCTTCCTTCCCAGTGAAGTGATATTTGGAGTGTGGCAGGAGGCCCCTGACTGCTCTCAGCTCTCTCAGGGTCCCTTGTAATCTCTGTGCCCTTTTTGGCACCCATTCCAAAAGCTGCAGGTGTGTGTCCAAGGTCAGTTCCATCTCCCAGGCACGCCCTGCCTGTTGTCTGTGCTGTTGGCTTTTGGCATGAGATGGAATTGCCTGACCTGGGGGGATTTCATTCTTCTTGTATTGCCCACCTTGCCCATCTTTGCTGGAAAACCAAATTCCAGGTGGAGTTGGTGGGCTGAGGGTCAGTTATGCAGCGAGAAGACCGAGGTGATGTTTGGTCTggg
This Serinus canaria isolate serCan28SL12 chromosome 15, serCan2020, whole genome shotgun sequence DNA region includes the following protein-coding sequences:
- the BRAP gene encoding BRCA1-associated protein, giving the protein MSVSLVVIRLELAGTSPLPAGFAYSAAAPDMAAESTAAVPACLEGKGPGERAAILHQHLGRREMTDVIIETIQPRADKVEAAMEGRKSLEATSAEDKTKQEDQSKECEAAPDSPSKQLPDQISFFSGNPSVEIVHGIMHLYKTNKMTSLKEDVRRSAMLCILTVPATMTSHDLMKFVASFYDVIEHMKIIRDSTPNQYMVLIKFSSQADADSFYMACNGRQFNSIEEDVCQLVYVERAEVFKSEDGASLPVMDLTELPKCTVCLERMDESVNGILTTLCNHSFHSQCLQRWEDTTCPVCRYCQTPEPVEENKCFECGVQENLWICLICGHIGCGRYVSRHAYKHFEETQHTYAMQLTNHRVWDYAGDNYVHRLVASKTDGKLVQYECEGDMCQEEKIDALQLEYSYLLTSQLESQRIYWENKIVRIEKDTAEEINNMKTKFKETIEKCDSLEQRLNDLLKEKQSVERKCSQLNNKVAKLSNELKEEQELNKCLRANQALLQNKLKEEERVLKETCEQKDLQISEIQEQLRDVMFYLETQQKINHLPAETRQEIQEGQINIAVASSASSSTAGTGKPSSRRGRGKRGK